aaatgaccgtgtttccatggtaactatggagcctctgaatgtccaaatgggtcatacctaatgaccatgaaaagatgaataactgtattttacaccaattatttacatggattgataggattagtggatcagaagatatgaaacattttacatcagtagatgattttggtttccagtggatgcttgggtctttctgggttaaaaaaTTCACTTGGATTTTGCATCCATTAGAGAGATATATAATGTCTTTGATTTAAAATACTATATTTCATGATGTTTTAACCATTTTTCAAGATGTTGCAGTTTGTTGAATAATAATACATGTCACTTTTTGGCTATAGCTAATTTATTTTACATTCTACTCATTGTTCCCAAGATTTacagtataataataaatatttttaaagctgaacttaaaaaatgcaacaaaattggACAGAAACTCAAAATGATTTCATTGTTAAAGATTACTAGATGTTGTATACTTAGACTTTAGGACCAAAATCGGTGTAAATTTTATGGATGAATGAATTATCTTTGATTCAACTCAATGTttcttaaaacaaaaataaatgtatcgACTGAAGCTCTTTTAGCAATAATTCAACATAGTTTCACGTTATAAAAACACTGTATGTACATTTAAATACATCATTGTGttcagaatgttctgaaaaaATACCAGCGCATTTTGCAGACAGAGAGGAGCTAGTAACAACGATAGATTTAGTCTGtgactcctcttcctcttcactgTGTCACTGCAGACCCAGCTCTATCTCTCTGGGCAGGAAAACCAGCTCTGTAAGTGGATGAAGCTGACACAAAGCTTTTCACTTTACAGATGTACTCGACAAGTTCAGTGTCTAGAAAGGCCTCCAGTCTTTTAGATATGTAAAACAGTGTCAGTAGCAGGCGGAATGCAGAGTGTTTCTGCATTAAAGCCGGATTGGACTGTGCCCTGTCATTGTTCCAGTATCACACATACGtattttaaaatgcaataacacagATTTATAAGGATCTGAACAAAACCTTGAGCAGTGAATCAGGCTGGATGGAAAATAATTATCACTATGGTAAATCATTTTATGCTATTACATATAGTATAAATGTATGAATACATTCATATTTAACCTGTTGATTCATTTTACACCTACATGTATACCTACATTTTAATGGTTTGtagattttctcacattttctgcTGTTCATGATGTTCTGACTATAAAATAACGACTTAAAAATCACAATTAAGTGCCTATCTTTTTCAGCTTCTTATTTCTTTTACAAAAAGCTTATTCAGATGGTTTTCTCAACGTTTGCTCAACACCATAAATCAGCTTTTAAACTGGAATAAAataataagtcaacatttttttgTGATACTTTGTTATCAACTGCtgtgaaaataacatttttgGCATTATCGCCCAGCCCTTTTTCCATGATCTTTTTTGCTTGTACAGTCCTACCCATCATTCAGAGGCGATATTTTGTTCAGTCACTTGAAGAGAAACACTTGAAGTTAAAGCACGTAAACTTCTTGTTCATGCTACAGCTGCAGTATATGAATCTGAGGAGGCGTTACAGCCTTTTTCAGGTTCCacaagtctttcttttttttttaaccttctgattattgtttttttgttattttttgacaCACAAGTCTTTCTAAATCTGGGACACCTTTTCCAGATCTTCCATGATCAGGTCCTGTTCTTTGATATCACTTCTACCGGCCGAGGACTGTGCATCGTGACAAGAGTACTTCCCGTTTCCCACTAACACTGCCCCAAGTCCTGAATGTGACCTACTGAGGGCGGGAGGCTGCACCGGGAGAACAGCGTTTCCCCGGATACGGTGGGAGTAGGACCTCTGGCGTTCGATGTCAGCAGAGCACAACTGGAACTTGAAAGCCGCCTGAAAGCCTCTGCGGAAATTCTCATTAAAAAAGCCGTAGATGATGGGGTTGATGCTGCTGTTGAAGAACGCCAACCAGTGTGCCAGAGGATACACGTAGATGTTAATGACACGGTACTGATGCTCTGTCAGGCTGGCATAGTCACTCAGCATCATCAGTGTCCACAAAGGCAGCCAAGACAAGATGAAGAGCAGAGCCACGACCAGAAGCATCATAATGACCCTCTTTTTCTTCCTGGAGATGGTGTGACGACCGTCCATGCTTGATTTGTTGTTACCACTGTCATTTCCAGGCCCGATTCCACTGCCTCTCATGGGGGGAAGAGTGGTTTTAAAGAGCACAAAACCGATGCGTGCGTACATGATAACGATAAGGCTAAGAGGTGCGAGGTAGATGTTTGCAAAAAGGACCGTGGTGTAGATCTTCCTCATCTCCTGATTGGGCCAGTTTTCTCGGCACCAGTAGAAAGGGCGTGTACTGTTATTATGGCTGAGGACGATTCTGACGCTCTGTTCCTTGGTGACTTGGAGCATGACCCCAGAGGGACACATGATGAAAACAGCCAAGACCCATATGACAACGATGATCATCTTGGAGGTGGCGATGGTCAGCTTCTGTTTGAAAGGATAAACAATGCAGCGGAACCTAACACGAAgcgaaagagaatgaaaaaaccTTGAAGAATCTCAACAAAACATTGTGTAAGCATCCACTGTAAGACACGTCATGTTGTTTCAGCTTGCAAATTAAAGTTCACCTGCTGCCTTGAAAATGTGAGTTAACTTAACTTGAATAATACCATTGTTTAAACTCAGATACTGAAGTTCATGAAGTTGACTTCACTACAATGTTCTCATTGTCCCAACTTTTTTTTCAAAGTTATGAAAGTTGATTCAGCAATTAATCACTTGTTGTTACAACTTAAAATTGtgagttaaaacaaatatttattttatattatcggTACAGAAAAACTTGACTTAGCTAGTTAAACAAACATACATTGCTGCTTTATAAAAATATCAAGTTTCAAGTTAAAACAACTCACAACATTACATTATCCATTGAAAAAACCTTGCTTTCTTTTGTCAAAGGAACATACTATTATTACAGATGAGAtgtaggccttcctttaggacagaggtaggcaaatccagtccttgagggctggtatcctgcacgTTTTTGAGGTTTCTCTcttccaggtgtgctgaaagagggaaacctctaaaacatgcaagataccaGGGCTTCCCTAATCCAAATGACATGGAATAAAGAATGACCACTAAGGTTGGGGGTTAGGATTAGGTCAtttgttattccatgccatttatCATTTGGATTAGGGAGGCCcaagataccagccctcaaggactggatttgaatagcCCTGCTTTAGGAGAAGCCAAATCTTTGGGAGGAGTTTGGATTTCCACACTAGCATGAGCAAAGCCACTCTGACTCAGGGTGTTTTAAGATGGTCGCTCCAGGAACAGGTGTTCTGGGTGTTGGGACCTTTGACACCATTGGTGGAAGAGGCTTTGGCACACCTGTGTGGCCTGATTGTTGTATGACGTTCTAAGTAGGTACCATGACAGAGGGGAATGGGTAAGACTGTCGTGATGACCCCCCCGCCTGGTCCAACTGACCAGACAGTTGACAGGCTGCAACTCCTGACCCAATATTAACTCTCCATTCTACCGCCTTCCTGCACCTTCCCCTGCTAGCAATCGCCATTCACCCTAGTCAGTGCCCTATTTGTCAAAACCAGCATGTATAATTATTATATGTGAGAAAAATCTTACATCATAATTATAAGCCTCTTATCAGATCCAGACCAAATTTCCAGCACTATTTGTACCTCGCATA
This region of Sphaeramia orbicularis chromosome 12, fSphaOr1.1, whole genome shotgun sequence genomic DNA includes:
- the LOC115430155 gene encoding neuropeptide FF receptor 2-like, which codes for MTHNPLLLNTTWEGLDPSNSSRFQESSVQITYVDFYLHKPSVAAVFTVSYLLIFLVCMLGNGVVCFIVLRSKNMRTVTNLFILNLAISDLLVGIFCVPTTLVDNIITGWPFGSVVCKMSGMVQGISVSASVFTLVAIAVDRFRCIVYPFKQKLTIATSKMIIVVIWVLAVFIMCPSGVMLQVTKEQSVRIVLSHNNSTRPFYWCRENWPNQEMRKIYTTVLFANIYLAPLSLIVIMYARIGFVLFKTTLPPMRGSGIGPGNDSGNNKSSMDGRHTISRKKKRVIMMLLVVALLFILSWLPLWTLMMLSDYASLTEHQYRVINIYVYPLAHWLAFFNSSINPIIYGFFNENFRRGFQAAFKFQLCSADIERQRSYSHRIRGNAVLPVQPPALSRSHSGLGAVLVGNGKYSCHDAQSSAGRSDIKEQDLIMEDLEKVSQI